Proteins encoded in a region of the Pelmatolapia mariae isolate MD_Pm_ZW linkage group LG6, Pm_UMD_F_2, whole genome shotgun sequence genome:
- the smc3 gene encoding structural maintenance of chromosomes protein 3 produces MYIKQVIIQGFRSYRDQTVVDPFSPKHNVIVGRNGSGKSNFFYAIQFVLSDEFSHLRPEQRLALLHEGTGPRVISAFVEIIFDNSDNRLPIDKEEVSLRRVIGAKKDQYFLDKKMVTKNDVMNLLESAGFSRSNPYYIVKQGKINQMATAPDSQRLKLLREVAGTRVYDERKEESISLMKETEGKREKINELLKYIEERLHTLEDEKEELAQYQKWDKMRRALEYTIYNQELNETRAKLDELSTKRETCGDKSRQLRDAQQDARDKVEETERVVRELKSKISAMKEEREQLSAERQEQIKQRTKLELKAKDLQDELAGNSEQRKRLLKERQKLLEKIEEKQKELQETEPKFNMVKEKEERGISRLAQATQERTDLYAKQGRGSQFTSKEERDKWIKKELKSLDQAINDKKRQIAAIHKDLEDTEANKEKNLEQYNKLDQDLNEVKTRVEELDKKYYEVKNKKDELQSERNYLWREENAEQQALAAKREDLEKKQQLLRAATGKAILNGIDSINKVLEHFRRKGINQHVINGYHGIVMNNFECEPAFYTCVEVTAGTRLFYHIVETDEVSTKILMEFNKMNLPGEVTFLPLSKLDVRDTAYPETNDAIPMISKLRYSSNFDKAFKHVFGKTLICRSMEVSTQLARAFTMDCITLEGDQVSHRGALTGGYYDTRKSRLELQKDMRKAEEELGELEAKLNENLRRNIERINNEIDQLMNQMQQIETQQRKFKASRDSILSEMKMLKEKRQQSEKTFMPKQRSLQSLEASLHAMESTRESLKAELGTDLLSQLSLEDQRRVDDLNDEIRQLQQDNRQLLNERIKLEGIMTRVETYLNENLRKRLDQVEQELNELRETEGGTVLTATTSELDGINKRVKETLARSEDLDSLIDKTEAEIKEHIKSMERWKNIEKEQNDAINHDTKELEKMTNRQGMLLKKKEECMKKIRELGSLPQEAFEKYQTLTLKQLFRKLEQCNTELKKYSHVNKKALDQFVNFSEQKEKLIKRQDELDRGYKSIMELMNVLELRKYEAIQLTFKQVSKNFSEVFQKLVPGGKATLVMKKGDAEGSQSQDEGEGGADSERGSGSQSSVPSVDQFTGVGIRVSFTGKQGEMREMQQLSGGQKSLVALALIFAIQKCDPAPFYLFDEIDQALDAQHRKAVSDMIVELAGHAQFITTTFRPELLESADKFYGVKFRNKVSHIDVITAEQAKDFVEDDTTHG; encoded by the exons ATGTATATTAAACAG GTGATCATTCAGGGGTTCCGAAGTTACAGGGACCAAACTGTGGTAGACCCCTTTAGCCCGAAGCACAATGTCATCG TTGGGAGGAATGGATCAGGAAAAAGTAACTTTTTCTATG ccatCCAGTTTGTGCTCAGTGATGAATTCAGCCACCTGCGACCTGAACAACGCTTGGCCCTGCTCCAT GAGGGAACTGGTCCACGTGTCATTTCGGCTTTTGTGGAGATTATATTTGACAACTCTGACAACCGACTGCCG ATTGACAAAGAGGAAGTCTCCCTTCGTCGTGTCATTGGAGCAAAGAAGGACCAGTACTTTTTAGACAAGAAGATGGTGAC TAAGAATGATGTCATGAACCTTTTGGAGAGTGCTGGCTTCTCTCGGAGTAACCCCTACTACATTGTCAAGCAGGGAAAG ATCAACCAAATGGCCACAGCACCTGACTCACAGCGTCTAAAGCTGCTGAGAGAGGTGGCAGGGACACGAGTGTATGATGAACGCAAAGAGGAGAGTATTTCCCTCATGAAGGAGACGG AGGGGAAGCGAGAGAAGATCAATGAACTGCTGAAATACATCGAGGAGCGTCTGCACACCTTGGAAGATGAAAAGGAAGAACTGGCTCAGTACCAGAAGTGGGACAAAATGAGAAGAGCTTTGGAGTACACAATCTACAACCAGGAGCTGAATGAAACCCGTGCCAAGCTGGATGAG TTGTCCACCAAGAGAGAAACCTGTGGAGACAAGTCCAGACAACTGCGTGATGCTCAGCAAGATGCCAGAGACAAAGTGGag GAAACGGAGCGTGTTGTGCGAGAGCTGAAGTCTAAGATCTCTGCCatgaaggaggagagagagcagctGTCGGCAGAGCGCCAGGAGCAGATCAAGCAGAGGACCAAACTCGAGTTGAAGGCCAAGGACCTGCAGGACGAGCTGGCAGGCAACAGCGAACAGAGG AAACGCTTGTTGAAGGAGCGTCAGAAGCTCCTGGAGAAAATTGAGGAGAAACAAAAAGAGCTGCAGGAGACTGAACCCAAGTTCAACATGGTCAAGGAAAAGGAGGAGCGGGGCATCTCCAG ATTAGCTCAAGCTACACAAGAGAGGACAGACTTGTATGCTAAGCAGGGTCGTGGCAGTCAGTTCACCTCTAAGGAAGAAAGAGACAAGTGGATCAAAAAGGAGTTGAAGTCTCTGGACCAGGCtatcaatgacaaaaagagGCAGATTGCTGCCATccacaaagacctggaggacacaGAAGCAAACAAGGAGAAGAACCTTGAGCAGTACAAC AAACTCGATCAAGATCTGAACGAGGTCAAGACCCGtgtggaggagctggacaaaaAGTATTATGAAGTGAAGAACAAGAAAGATGAACTGCAGAGTGAAAGAAA CTACCTGTGGCGTGAGGAGAACGCAGAGCAGCAGGCTCTGGCAGCCAAACGAGAGGACCTGgagaaaaaacagcagctcCTCAGAGCAGCCACCGGCAAG GCCATCTTGAACGGTATTGACAGCATCAACAAAGTCCTTGAGCATTTCCGTCGGAAGGGCATCAACCAGCATGTCATCAATGGTTATCATGGCATCGTCATGAATAACTTTGAATGTGAGCCTGCTTTTTACACCTGCGTGGAGGTTACAGCTGGGACCAG GCTGTTTTACCACATTGTGGAGACTGATGAAGTGAGCACTAAAATACTCATGGAGTTCAACAAAATGAACTTGCCTGGAGAAGTCACATTCCTACCTCTGAGCAAGCTGGACGTCAGAGACACTGCCTACCCAGAAACCAAC GATGCCATCCCAATGATCAGCAAGCTGCGCTACAGTTCCAACTTTGACAAAGCCTTCAAGCACGTGTTTGGGAAGACCCTCATTTGTCGTAGCATGGAGGTTTCCACCCAGTTGGCAAGAGCTTTCACCATGGACTGTATTACTCTGGAGG GTGACCAAGTCAGCCACCGTGGAGCTCTGACAGGAGGATACTATGATACCAGAAAGTCTCGCCTGGAGCTTCAGAAAGACATGAGGAAGGCTGAGGAGGAGCTGGGTGAGCTGGAGGCCAAACTCAATGAAAACCTGCGCAGGAACATTGAAC GTATCAACAATGAGATTGACCAACTGATGAATCAGATGCAGCAGATCGAGACACAGCAGAGGAAGTTTAAGGCATCCAGAGACAGTATTCTGTCAGAAATGAAGATGCTGAAGGAGAAGAGGCAGCAGTCAGAGAAGACTTTCATGCCCAAG cAACGCAGCCTTCAGAGTTTGGAGGCCAGCCTCCATGCCATGGAGTCCACCAGAGAGTCGCTGAAGGCGGAGCTTGGTACAGATTTGCTGTCTCAGCTCAGCCTGGAAGATCAGAGGCGTGTCGACGACCTCAATGATGAGATTCGTCAGTTGCAGCAG GACAACAGACAGTTGTTGAATGAGAGAATCAAGCTTGAGGGCATCATGACCAGAGTGGAAACATATCTCAATGAGAACTTGAGGAAACGTCTTGACCAAGTGGAGCAG GAGCTAAACGAGCTGCGTGAGACGGAGGGAGGCACGGTGCTCACGGCCACAACCTCTGAGCTGGACGGCATCAACAAACGTGTTAAAGAGACTTTAGCCCGATCAGAAG ATCTGGATTCTCTGATTGACAAGACGGAGGCGGAGATCAAGGAGCACATAAAGAGCATGGAGCGATGGAAGAACATAGAGAAGGAGCAGAATGACGCCATCAACCATGACACAAAGGAGCTGGAGAAAATGACCAACAGACAGGGCATGCTGCTCAAGAAGAAAGAGGAGTGCATGAAGAAAATCAGAGAGCTCGGCTCGCTGCCTCAGGAGGCTTTTGAGAAATACCAGACCCTCACACTCAAACAG TTGTTCAGAAAACTGGAGCAGTGCAACACTGAGCTGAAGAAGTACAGCCATGTCAACAAAAAGGCTCTAGACCAGTTTGTCAACTTCTCCGAGCAGAAGGAAAAGCTAATCAAGCGTCAGGATGAGCTGGACCGTGGCTACAAATCCATCATGGAGCTCATGAATGTCTTGGAGCTGCGCAAGTACGAGGCCATCCAGCTCACCTTCAAACAG GTGTCGAAGAACTTCAGTGAGGTTTTCCAGAAACTGGTGCCGGGTGGCAAAGCTACTCTGGTGATGAAGAAAGGTGATGCTGAAGGAAGCCAGTCTCAGGATGAAGGAGAGGGGGGTGCTGACAGCGAGAGGGGCTCTGGTTCACAGAGTAGCGTTCCCTCCGTGGACCAGTTCACTGGAGTCGGCATCAGG GTGTCCTTCACGGGGAAGCAGGGCGAGATGAGAGAGATGCAGCAGCTGTCTGGAGGTCAGAAGTCTCTGGTGGCTTTGGCTCTGATATTTGCCATCCAGAAGTGTGACCCTGCTCCTTTCTACCTGTTTGATGAGATCGACCAGGCCCTGGACGCACAGCACAGAAAGGCTGTCTCAG ATATGATTGTTGAGCTGGCTGGCCACGCCCAGTTCATCACCACCACCTTCAGACCTGAGCTGCTCGAGTCTGCGGACAAGTTCTATGGTGTCAAATTCAGAAACAAG GTGAGTCACATCGACGTGATCACAGCGGAGCAGGCCAAAGACTTTGTGGAGGATGACACCACCCATGGTTAA
- the dusp5 gene encoding dual specificity protein phosphatase 5, which produces MKVTSIDCRRLRKIIRKEYGSCLIVDCRPYFSFTNSNIKGSVNVNLNSVVVRRSRGGPVPLQFVIPDERALFRLREGSISAIVALDDRTSHWQKLKKDSVAQIVINTLSHLASGANVCFLKGGFENFHSQYPELCTEVKTIDQSGTETEKRVSNHSEKLSHHKPDYDQGKPVEILPFLYLGSAYHASRQDYLSDLHITALLNVSRRDLQPAKGHYDYKWIPVEDSHMADISSHFQEAIEFIDHVKQSGGKVLVHCEAGISRSPTICMAYIMRTQQLRLDAAFDIIKQRRAVISPNFSFMGQLLQFESEVLSNAPVHAATPEPATPCVSESASFFANDFATTFNTKNFEPSVFTLPTSCLQSPVHHQFKLSPITALP; this is translated from the exons atgaaGGTCACTAGCATAGACTGCCGGCGTCTGAGGAAAATCATCAGGAAGGAGTATGGAAGCTGCCTTATTGTGGACTGTCGACCTTATTTTTCATTCACGAACTCTAATATCAAAGGCTCAGTCAATGTTAATCTTAACTCAGTGGTGGTCCGGAGATCCCGAGGAGGACCGGTGCCCCTGCAGTTCGTCATCCCGGATGAGAGAGCTCTGTTTAGGCTTCGGGAAGGGAGCATTTCGGCTATAGTAGCGCTGGATGACCGGACGTCCCACtggcaaaaactgaaaaaggacaGCGTAGCTcaaatagtaataaacaccctGTCACATCTTGCGAGCGGGGCCAACGTCTGTTTCTTGAAAG GAGGATTCGAGAATTTCCACTCTCAATACCCTGAACTTTGCACTGAGGTGAAAACCATTGACCAGAGCGGAACTGAAACCGAGAAAAGAGTCAGCAACCACAGCGAGAAGCTTTCACACCACAAACCAGATTATGATCAG GGTAAACCAGTAGAGATCCTGCCTTTCCTCTACCTCGGTAGTGCCTACCATGCCTCCAGACAGGATTATCTCAGCGACCTTCACATCACAGCCTTGCTCAATGTGTCACGCAGGGACCTGCAGCCGGCCAAGGGCCACTATGACTACAAGTGGATCCCTGTGGAGGACAGCCACATGGCCGACATCAGCTCCCACTTCCAGGAGGCAATAGAGTTTATAG ATCATGTGAAGCAATCAGGGGGGAAGGTCCTGGTACACTGCGAAGCAGGCATCTCTCGCTCACCTACCATCTGCATGGCCTACATCATGAGGACCCAGCAGCTGCGGCTTGATGCAGCCTTCGACATCATCAAGCAGCGCCGGGCAGTCATCTCACCAAACTTCAGTTTCATGGGTCAGCTGCTTCAGTTTGAGTCCGAGGTGCTGTCCAATGCACCGGTTCATGCTGCCACACCTGAACCAGCCACGCCTTGTGTCTCGGAGTCCGCTTCCTTTTTTGCCAATGACTTTGCCACTACCTTCAACACCAAAAACTTTGAGCCGTCTGTGTTCACCCTCCCTACCTCTTGCCTGCAGTCCCCAGTCCACCACCAGTTCAAACTGAGCCCAATAACTGCACTGCCTTAA